The genomic stretch CCCGGCCCCGAACCCCGGCCGGCGCGTCTCCTTCCCCAGGTCCCCGAGCTCCACCCCGACGAAGAGCTGATCCAGCGTCATCCCCGCGGTGTTGAACCTAAAATTCACCGGCTCCCCATCCCGAAGGACGGTGAGAGTGAGGTAGTCACGCGGGAGGAGCTCGCTCAGCCGGTTTATGATCCCCACCCCGGTCCGTACCTCATCCCCGTCTATGGCAACGATCTTGTCCCCGGGGCGCAGCCCGGCGCGGTAGAGGGGGGAGGAGGGATCGAGCGACTTTATCACGTTGGTGTAGGCGATTGTAAGGAAGTACGCCCCCACGATGTACCGCCCGTCCGCGTCCTTGACCGGGGTGATCTTCACGCTCATCCGTTTTCCGCCCCGCTCGATGACGAACTCCACCGGGGCACCGCCCGCCTCCTGGATCACCCGGCCGACGGCATTTACGTCGATCACCTTTTGTCCGTTGATCTCCAGCACGCGATCCCCGGGCTGGAGGACGGCGGCGGCCGGCTTCCCCGGGACGACGTCCGCTACCTGAAGGACCGGGACTCCGAATCCCCACAGGGCGAACACCGCGACGAGGAAGGTGGTGAGGAGGTTCATCGCCGGGCCAGCGACGCTGATCGCGATGCGGATGAGCGGGGGTTTGCTGTACAGGAGCCGATCGGTCGGGACCTCGGGCGGGGCGTCCTTCCCCTCCTCCCCGGCCATGCGCACGTACCCCCCGAACGGGATCGCCCGGATCGAGTAACGCGTCTCCCCGCGCCCGAACGAGAGCAGCTTCGGGCCGAAACCGATCGCGAACTCCTCTACGTATACTCCGGACGCCTTGGCGGCGAGGAAGTGTCCTCCCTCGTGCACCCCAACGAGGACGAGGATCGTCCCGACGAACAACAGAAACGTGATCATTAAATCTCCTCCGCATGCATGATAAGC from Candidatus Bipolaricaulota bacterium encodes the following:
- the rseP gene encoding RIP metalloprotease RseP, with translation MITFLLFVGTILVLVGVHEGGHFLAAKASGVYVEEFAIGFGPKLLSFGRGETRYSIRAIPFGGYVRMAGEEGKDAPPEVPTDRLLYSKPPLIRIAISVAGPAMNLLTTFLVAVFALWGFGVPVLQVADVVPGKPAAAVLQPGDRVLEINGQKVIDVNAVGRVIQEAGGAPVEFVIERGGKRMSVKITPVKDADGRYIVGAYFLTIAYTNVIKSLDPSSPLYRAGLRPGDKIVAIDGDEVRTGVGIINRLSELLPRDYLTLTVLRDGEPVNFRFNTAGMTLDQLFVGVELGDLGKETRRPGFGAGIALGAGQFVSELRMMGDLFHGMITGQISPAKSLTGPVGIAKLLGEGAHQGGSVFLWIFSYLSLSLGILNLIPFPALDGSRAAFAFYELVTRRPIPPEREGMIHMIGFLILLGLMLLVTYQDILRLFR